ATCTGATATTAGAAGATATATTCAAAACAGACAATGAATTGCAGTGCTAAAAATTCCACTTAACTAATCAAGAAAATCAACAGATGGTTCATTAACTTGTAATCTCttcaaaacaaatatttcaaataaaatgtagCTCATATCTACAAGACTATGTTGATAACAAAGTAAAGGTAACTCAGATGAAAACAACATTAAGTTCAGATTTTCAACTTTGAAATTATAACAAATTTTTCTCATCAGAGTAATTCGTTTTGTATTTCAAATCTCTTAGGAAGGCTCCATTTTAGCAAATTTACTTTTACAGCTTTTAATTCCACAGCAGAATAGTGCAGATCTAAATATCCTGGGTTTTGATAATTTGACATCTATTTCTAACAAAAGCTCTGGAGAGATCAAGTTTAGAAAACTGTCTCTTTCTACAAAAGACTAAGTACCACCTCCCCCTTTCCTAGTACCAACTCTGCAGCAACACCCCAACTGTTCCTGACATCACCAACTGCGCCAACTCCAACAGATGCGAGAATATACATGAATTACATACATTAACACAAATGTGCTGGTATGAGAATCACCACTGATAAGGAATATGAGCTTGcatttctttttgacttttgaaTTTTTTCCACATTTCCTTAGATCTGCCTGGGACTTCTTTGAGTTTCTAAATGTATGCCTGAGCTTCATCAAGGAGGGAACTTACTGCGTTTGTACTTTTCCACGTTTACATGTGCTTATTAGCACCATGATCTTCCATCTGCTAAGACTGTTTTTCAGATAATGAGGAGAGGTTTACTTTAGGGGTATcttccctgcagtgctcaggaggcccaggaactcttcccagtgatgctcaaccCAGGGCTGCTGGTGGTTAAGTGCAAGGGCGTGAGGATGCTCCAGCCTTGCAGATCCCAGAAACCCTTCCATGCTTGGGGACATCCAAGGGAGCACCTGGTAAAATTGGGGAATCCTAGTGCCAGTAACCAGCCAGGGACCCATCAGGCCAGTGGCAGCAAAAATGTCAGGTGCCTACCACTTGTACCCTCCGGGCCCAAATTACTGATGTGCAAACTGGATGTGATAATCCACAATAGCAAAAACAAAGAGGAAGATAGCCTGTTCAACCTCTCACTACAGACCCTTCATCACCTTTCAGATTACCTGGACATTACTAAAGGCAAGGAACTATCTGACTTCAAAGAACTGAATATCTGTAATAATTTTAGTTCATATAATGGTTACTACGTaaagctggattttttttttctatttgaaatggAAAAATGTATATGCAGACTTCTATTTCTAGTTTGGCAGGAAAGAAAGTAGGGGGTAGTCACTGTCTCttagataaattattttgaaagtagAGATTCTATATTTCTTCATGAAGAACAAGGTTAAAATATCTACTATTTTTCCCCGCACTGAAATacttacattattttttgttgaatATTCTGCTGACAAGTAAAGAAATAACTGTTTAACATTCCAATCAAATATATTCTCTAGATGTAAATAAATTAAGGAGCATATATAAGGCAGCAAAACTTTTCAATAAAGCTATTATTATTCAGACACAAACTGAGCCACAAATATGTGACATAATATTAGCCAACCCCCCTCAAAACAACATTTTAGCTTTAGTTAAAATACTTTGATTAATAATGAAAGCTATGAAAGTTTTCTAGTACACTGGCtcaatcagaaaacaaaacaattcagtATACAAACACATTTGATTCCACCAGAACTCTAAAATATAACCAATCATCACAATTTAGATTTAGTGCTAGTGAACTGTGATTTAGGCTCACATAATTAAATCAAGTATAATAAGTAGTCAGGTTGCTTTCATGCCAACAATCCAAACTGCTCTGACAGAAATATGCAGCTAAAACCAATCTGGTTTCATTAAGCTTTTTAGATGGGAAAAGCGAAAAGTGAGGTCAGAATTAACTATAATAATGCTAACAGTGGGAAATTAAATTGGACCAATAGTTGAATCTTATTAAGCATTAAATAAAAACTGGCAAGTCATTTTACCATGTGCCTTGACAAACTGATTGCAACGTTCTCATTACACTCTACTTTTAAATACTATAGTCCCTGTTTCACAAGTGTCGTCTAAGAGTAGATTCCTCAACTGTAAAAAAGGATGCCCAATTTTATTTGCAGTTCTGGAAACTGAACCCCGGATGTCACAGATGCTACTCATGTACTGTTCTGTTAGGCAGCATCCCAAACCTAGAAAAGCTACCATTTTTAATTTGAGCAGCAGCCTTAAAATAATCTgactaggggctagagagaaaatataggggtaaggtgcttgacttgcaagcaactgacccaagttcagcacctccaaaagtgattaatccctgagcacaaagccaggagtaaaccctgaacaccgccTGCTGTGGCGGTGgtttgaataaaacaaaacaaacaaaaaaaaatttgactaGAAATGTGACTAAAAGCTACAAAATAAGACTTTGAGAATGTTAATCTAGCAGCTgaggtatcaaaaaaaaaaaaaatgttcactgtTAAGTATTCCAGGTAGTTACCACCATTTCTTTCCACTAGACCCAACCTTAGTAGAGCTTCTTTTATAGACACAAAGATAAGAAGGGTAGCATGAGTGAAATGTGTAATGAGTcacagggagagggaaagagacacagaatgatagcactcatGAGAATACCCAAAAACATGAGAATGAGGCCCAGGGGAACTGGTCCATAGCTGGAAGTATGCTACAAAGATGGAGAGAGAGCAGGGGCCAGTATGAcaaaaatagttggaaatgatcactctggacaagaactgtagGTACCCTTTTAAAAACAGTATAGCATACCACAGTGGTCAAAGGAAAAAAGGGGTGCTATATGCCATAGAAACAAGTTGAGGGGGACACAGAAGAGAAACTGAGGATACTGGTGGGTAAGAAGTGTGCACTGGTGTAGAggtggatgttggaacattgtatgactaaacctgaacatgaagaactttgtaacgaTGTATCTCATggcaattcaatttttaaaaagagttgtAAAAGGCATGCAAGGTAGTAAAGttgacaatactttttttttttttggggggggggggtgttgggtcacaccctgcagtgctcagggcttactcctggctctcggctcagaaatcgctcctggcaggctcaggagaccatatgggatgccgggatttgaactaccgtccttctgcatgcaaggcaaacatcttacctccatgctatctctcctgagaATACTTTTCTATAGGTACATTCTATTGCcttcaaaaaattctttttaataccTATATCCGGAGACCTGGTACAAGTATTACGGGTGTTGCCGGCCAAGTACAGCTGGATTCCCAACAACCATAAGGTCCTCCAACTGCTATCAGAGATTACCTTTTAGCACAAGATCCAGGACTATCCTGAGACTACGAAGTGTGACCCCCCtgaaaacaaaatccaaagaaCAAATCTGAGAAACAATGCCCAGTCTACTTCTAAATCCCACAATTTactatttaaagataaaatgtaaggtaatcttgaggccggagagatagcatggaggtaaggcatttgcctttcatgcagaaggacagtggttcaaatcctggcatcccatatggtcccctgagcctgccaggagcaatttctgagcatagagccaggagtaacccctgagcgctgccaggtgtgacccccccccaaaaaaaatgtaaggTAATCTTAAGGTAGTAGAGAGTCATATGAGATCAGCCCCCTAATTCATAATCTGCTTCAACTGTTTAGTTGCCTGACATAAATTCACTCAATTCAATCTTAATTCCAATCCAGggcggaccctggttcgatccccagtatcccatatggtcccccacaccagcttgccaggagtgatttctgagctcagaagccaagagtaactcctgagcgccttcaggtgtggccccaacccccccccccaaaatcaccaCTACCAACAACAATTTTCATATCAACACTAATAATCCTGGAGTCCTAAAAAGACAGATAAGGCTGGGAGTAACAGGTAACAATACTAGGAAGTAATCAATaacccagaaaaaagaaaaatttgccaCCCCCAAATTAGAGTTGTctaaagataaaatacaaatatttcagtCATTCCCATTTTAAGTAACTATCTTAAATGCTAAGATTTCTCTGgttcttgtttttaaaatcaagaaCTATAATGACAAAATGTTGCCAATGATTATTTTGATAATCACACTGGAGGATGAAACAATGAAAGTCACAACTCATTGTTTTGCATTATTCCCTATCAAAATGTGAACATATTTGAAAGACTGTACAAGAAATTCTCCTAGATGGGCTGAGCACTTGTGTCATTTTTCCCATATTAAATTCAAATGCACTTTTGCTAATGAAAGCACATGGACAGAAATTTCCaagcaaaaaaatgaataaatgaacagtCAACTTCACTGTACCTCCAAATCACTACATacctaccacacacacacacacaaatacatacacacgCATGCAGAGTATtgtaatatagtatattatactATAGAAAAGGCAAGGCCATATTTTTCCTCAAAGGATATCAGCTGTTATATCAAACGTGATGAATCCCAGATCACTTCTTTCTCGGGGTCCCGTGAAGTCTTCTACATTTTTTCTAGAAGACAGAAGTTATCATCAGCTTCCAAAACACAAAACCTATAAAAGCCACGTCATTCTTCTAATAATGTGAGAAAGCGCCAGTTATGCAAACAGGTGCAAGAGATAGTTCAGAAAGCATCAAGGAAAACACTAGGGAACCTGAAAACTCACAAAGAAGCCAAACACTGCACCCCACCAGAAAAATCTGGTTTGCAGCAACCAGACAAGAATCCCCAAGAAATGAGAACCTTCCAGGAAATGAAAGGTGAAATTCTTTGTGAAACAAGTTTGGTATAGGAGAAACATATGTCAACCAAGTGGTGCAGAAAATCTAAGACAAAATGGTAACTACCTGTTTGCTATCCACCTGGACCaggtccctggggggggggggggggaaaaaaaaaaccagaccttCCGTGTTTGTAAACTGGTTTAggatttgctttgcttttcctgACATTTCCAGGGCCAGAATAAATTGGTAAGCCATTAGCTAGAAGAGTCACCACAGCAAGTGATTTTCCTAGAGACGACAATCTTCCAAACTCTTCCAGAGCCCTGGAAGGGCTCAACAAAGAGATGAGCTGTGCAAAGGGACAAGAGTGGGATCTAACAAAatacctattaaaaaaaaaaaaaaaaaaaaaaaaaaagcccaacaaAAATGAACACGGAGGTCGCTAAATAAGCTTGCTACCAATATCCTaaccagaaaagaaagaagaaatcaaggtcgaagtacatgagaaaaaaaaaaaaaaaaaaaaaaaacttgggataACAGAATTAGGAAAATGAGGCGAAAAGGGGGTGATACGGAGGAAACACTTTGAAtcggaatatatatatatatatatatatatatatatatatatatatatatatattgctactTATATAAAGAGAGGAGGGTCTTGGGGCAAGGCCATCATCAGGAAATGTCAGCATCACTCCCCACACAGCTCAGTTTGCTCTcttctggccttttttttttttttagttattgatTGACTTGACATTTTTCACAGGCTCACTGCAAACAGTAGctgcttatttttttgtttttcaaagacaAATTTCCCCCCAAATAAGCTGCCCCGGGAGCCACTGGCCCAAGCAAGTCGTTCCTCCATGCTCTCTGGGTGCATCTTCAGCCCGCAAGTGGAGTGGGCTGCAACAACTCCAGAGCTGGGGCGGGAGAGTTGCAAAGGGGAGGTGTCCGGCCACGGCTAAGCTCGGGGGCCAAACGACCGAGACGCCCCCCCAAAATGCTCTCCGGGGGGAGGGGGCCGCCCGGGCGGGCGCTGGTGTGTTGCTGCCCCATTGGCCGCGCGCGCCGCGGGGGAAGTGAGGCGCAGGAAGGAAGCGGCCGCGCCGGCCCACGGACGCTCCGGGCTGGAATTTGAGAGAAGCCCGGGAAGCCGGGGGTGGCCCCCGCCCGCCACCGCACCACCCACCGCCCCGCCACAGCCCGGGCCTCCGCCCGCACGCTCACAGCATGATCCGCGAGACGTGCAGCCGCACCGGGACGCTCCGGTCCTTGAAGGCGGTGGTGATGAAGCAGCCGAAGGTGAGCGCCGCCATCACGCTCAACGAGAAGGCGAACAGGGAGTTCGCCCGCGACAGCAACGTGTTCATCGCGGACGCCGCCTCgctctctcttccttttgctcTCGCTGAACCTCACCAGCCCCTCgcacgccgccgccgccgctgcctcACGCCGAGTACCGGCTCCTTTCCGGCCGCCTCACGGGTTGCCAGCGGTGCGCGCGCGCGCTCCGGGGACGCGCCCGGCCGCCTGCCCCGCCTCCTTTCCGGTCCGCCGCCGCCGACACGCACGCGCATGCGCCCCCGGGGCACGCCCACCGCCGCGGGAGGCGGGACGCGCCGAGTGGGCGACACCGAGCCGTGGGCGGGACCTCACGTAGGCATTTCACCAATCAGTGACGGGGGAAGTAGAAAGGCGGGGTTTGGTTCACGGAAGGCCCGCCTACCCCAGGTCTCGTCTCTGAAGCAGGATCCTCTCTGGGTCTTTTGGCCtgtgaaagataaaaaaagagacaTCTACCTcaactttgctttgctttttcgaAAAGTTCTTTGGTTGCAGATTGCAGGCTCTAGATAGTTTATGTTTCACGCATTTGCACTTCAAATTAGCAGCAAGACGAGGTTCAAGTCGTTTGAAGTGTGTCCTGACACGAGGTTGCCCCTTTTGTAAGACTTAGGATGTGAGGGAAAAGTGGTCAAACAACTAAAAGCAATTATCTGTCCCAGCACCTCCCAAAAAGTCTAAGAAAGCAATTCTCTGTACCAGCATTCAGAACTCTTTACATTTCCTTGTCTACTTTAAGTCTAGCTTCTGCTAATGCCTTCCCACTGACAGCTGTTTTCCAAGAcaaggaatgaatgaatgctgCCATTTCAAAATATGTCCATATGTCCAGCTTCACACGGTCTTTTCTGTAAAGGGAGTTTAACCTCGTTATAGGATCAATATGGAACAATATAAGTATTGAAAGTTTTGAAGAGTCAGGGACACTGCTCAGTTGGTAAACCCTGTGCTTTGCACCTAAGAGGATCTAGATTCAGTCTGCCACCACAtgtccaccaaaaaaaaaatggcattgcAAATTAAAAGTTAGGGGCCACCCCTGTCAAAAGAACAAAGGGATAAAAAGGGCTTTTTGCTGTGCAAGACGATGGATGACCAACtcgggttctatccttggcatcccatatggtttcctgagcactcaggattaattcctgagcactgctgggtatggccccaaaaaacataaaataaaaataaaagttaaaaggcCATCAATACATGAAAGCTCTATCGGACTTTAGGGTTCAGACTTATAATTCTTGATCCTTAAATGTCTCcaatattttttgttgctgtCATAGCTAGGACATTGTAATTAAATGAAGGGATTCTGAATACAGTCGGCTATTgctttttaagtttgattttaaCATTTGGTCCAGTACACAAGGGAAAACTAAAAAGTTTGCTATCTGTCCATCACTTCTTGATGTGATAATGAATAATGTCAATTgctgaacctttttttttcatatcactCAGGTAATTGTCATGGCTTATTCGCTAAAGTATCATTCAATGCCTGCTATGTTGCAAATGATAGCAATATGTACAAATTACTTTCTGCCCATTTGAAGCTTGTAATCTAGTAgtcaataaaaccaaaatatgagATATAAAAGCAGGGgccgagtggtggcacagaggtagggcatttgccttgcacatagctgacccaggagggaccacagttcgatcctctggtgtcccatatggtcctccaagccaggagcgatttctgagcacatagccagcagtaacccctgggtgtctccgggtgtgcccccccccaaaaaaaagtaaaaacactgTGGacatcaaagaagaaaagaaaaataacaactgTGAGATTTGGACCAAGCTGTGtaggtaaaatatttaattttagtacCTCCACAACATGTGCTAGGTATTGTTATGTGATGACTTGGGAGAAGGACAATTGTTTCAGACAGTGTTTCTGAGGCTTCTCAATCTATTGCACTGATGTACAGGAATATATGGGATCTGTCATAATTAAGTCCACTGAGCAGTATTAGTTAAAGGATTAGGCAGAAATAAGACTGCAAATAGAAATGGAGATTCTATCATAGACATGTTGGTCATTAAGTTCTGACTTTGTATCACAGGGAATTGCTTCTTGACACAGTGATATGGGgttagatataaaatatagcaagtaaagtgtttgccttgcatgcatccaacccaggttcagtagctggcaacccatatagtatCCTGAGCCCATAAACTAATTTCTGAATGCCGAgttgggaataacccctgagcatcagtagctgtgtcaccaaaaaaaaaaaaaaaaaaaaaaaaaaaaccataaccacaacaaaaaaaaagtcattgataGGTAAATTATATGTTGAAAGTAAGCAGGTTAGGAGAAAAATTGAAGATggttaagagggaaaaaaaatacagcgGAGATAATAGCTATATGATTTGACAACTGCTTACATAAGAGTGGGGTCTgcaaaatgtgaaagaaaatagaTTGTGAAAGCACAAAGTCATGTGATACATGACTTAGAACTTGAATGACAGAGAGagccataaataaatgaattcacAGAAGTAGCAGGAATGtgtttattacattatatttatttcatgatttctttttttttttttttgggccacacccggtaatgctcaggggttactcctggctatgtgctcagaagttgctcctggcttgggggaccatatgggacaccgggggatcgaaccgcggtccatccaaggctagcgcaggcaaggcaggcaccttacttttagcgccaccgcctggcccctagtTCATGATTTCTttagaatttctaaatatttaaatctgATATAtcctaaagaacatttttatgctTCTTTTGATTCTGCAGAGGCAGTGCTCTATCACAGTGCTTGAGGACATAGGATCCACTTCTTACCTTCGTCAGCCTTGCTGAGCAGTCCTAAACGATCAATCTTCCCTCTGATCTGTGGATCTGATGCTCTCTTCCAACAGTGCCAGGGCTTCcaaggccaaacccagtggtactAAGAGCAAATATATGATGCAGGCATCAAACCCGGGGCCTTCACATAGAAGCCACACAATTCACTTCTTTGGGCTAGCTCCCTGCCCCACTTCATCAAATTcttatatttctaattattttctctttatggcAGTAGTTAACATTTCTCACATAATGTTCAATAATAATAGAGGCAATGGAATTATATCCTTatccataattttatatattttattttatttttgtttggggccacacctggtgacactcaggggttactcctgattacgtgctcagaaatcgctcctggcttgggggactatatgggatgcctgggatcaaatacaggtctgttctgggtcaatcAAGTATAAGACAAACACTACTGCTGCATATCACTCTGGTCCCGTTATCTCTAATTTTACCTTGAAATTCTCTTTGATTTCTCCATCAAGA
The Suncus etruscus isolate mSunEtr1 chromosome 4, mSunEtr1.pri.cur, whole genome shotgun sequence genome window above contains:
- the SPCS3 gene encoding signal peptidase complex subunit 3, with protein sequence MNTLLSRANSLFAFSLSVMAALTFGCFITTAFKDRSVPVRLHVSRIMLKNVEDFTGPRERSDLGFITFDITADLENIFDWNVKQLFLYLSAEYSTKNNALNQVVLWDKIVLRGDNPKLLLKDMKTKYFFFDDGNGLKGNRNVTITLSWNVVPNAGILPLVTGSGHVSVPFPDTYEITKSY